CGGGGCGTGTCGTGCGGGTGAGGTTGTCCTTGGGGATGTCCGCGTACGGGCAGCGCGGGTTGAAGGCGCAGCCGGAGGGGACGTTGATCAGCGACGGCGGCTGGCCCTTGACGGGGATCAGCCGCTCGGTCTGCTCACGGTCGATGCGCGGCATCGAGGTGAGCAGGCCCCAGGTGTACGGGTGCTGGGCCTCGTAGAAGACCTTCTCCGCCGGGCCGCGCTCGATGCACCGGCCGCCGTACATCACCAGGAGCTCGTCGGCCATCTCCGCCACGACCCCGAGGTCGTGGGTGATCATGATGACGGCGGAGCCGAACTCCTTCTGCAGGTCCCGGATCAGGTCCAGGATCTGCGCCTGGACGGTGACGTCCAGGGCGGTGGTCGGCTCGTCGGCGATGAGCAGTTCCGGGTTGTTGACCAGGGCCATCGCGATCATGGCGCGCTGGCGCATACCGCCGGAGAACTCGTGCGGATGGGAGTCGACCCGCTTGTGCGGCTCGGGGATGCCGACCCGGTCGAGCATCTCGATGGCACGGGTGCGGGCGGTCTTCTTGCTGACCTTGTTGTGGACCCGGTAGGCCTCCACGATCTGCGAGCCGACCGAGAAGTACGGGTGCATCGCGGAGAGCGGATCCTGGAAGATCATCGCCATCTTGCGGCCGCGCAGTTCGCGCACCCGGGTGTCGGACGCGCCGATCAGCTCCTCGCCGTCCAGCCAGACCTCGCCGGAGATGCGGGCGTTGGGGGCCGTGCGGTGCAGGCCGAGCACGCCGAGCGAGGTGACGGACTTGCCGGAGCCGGACTCGCCGACGATGCCGAGGGTCTGTCCGGGCTTCACGTCGAAGCTGACGCCGTCGACCGACTTCACCAGACCGTCGTCGGTCTGGAAGTGGATGCGCAGATCCCGTACGGAGAGGAAGGCCTCGTCGGAACGCCGGCCGGCCACCGGCTCGCCCGGCGCCTCGGTCTTGGAAACCTCAGTCACGAGAGCCTCACCCTGGGGTCGATGGCGGCGTACACCAGATCCACCAGCAGATTGCAGATGACGATGAAGAAGGCGGCGACGAGGGTCACGCCCATGACGATCGGAAGGTCGTTCTCCTGCACGCTCTTGATGGCGTACTGGCCGAGTCCGGGGAAGGAGAACACGGTCTCGGTGATGACGGCGCCTCCGACCAGCAGACCGAAGTCCATGCCGAAGATGGTGACGATCGGGGTGAGCGCGGCCCGCAGACCGTGCTTGCCGATGACCCGGCTCTCCTTGAGGCCCTTGGCGCGGGCCGTACGGATGTAGTCCTCGCCCATCGTCTCCAGCATCCCGGCTCTGGTGATGCGGGCGTAGAGCGCGGAGTAGAGGAAGGCCAGGGAACACCACGGGATCAGCAGGTTCCACGCCCAGTCCAGTGGACTGTCCATGAAGGGCACGTAGTTGACGGCTTCCCAGACGGGCCACTGCACCGTCAGCACGCCCAGCGCGAGCATGCCGGTGAAGAAGATCGGCAGGGAGACACCCGCGAGCGCGACGCCCATGAAGACGCGGTCCAGGATCGAGCCCCGCTTGAGCGCGGAGACGACACCGATCGCCACACCGCTGACCAGCCAGATCGCCGCAGCGCCGATGGCCAGCGAGAACGTGATCGGGATGCGCGCGGTCAGCTCGGGCCAGACCTCGACGTGGTTCTTGAAGGAGTAGCCGAAGCACGGCACACCACAGTGCGTGACCTCGGGGCCGAACTTGAAGTCGGCGCCCACGAAGATCTGCTTGATGAAGTGCCAGTACTGGATGTACAGCGGCTGGTCGAGGCCGAGGTTCTGCTTGACGGCGAGGATGGACTGCGGATTGGCGTCCTTGCCCACGTACTGGGCTGCCAATTGGTCCATCGTCTGCCCGGCAAGTCGGGGGACGAGGAAGAAGATCGCGAAGGTGACTGCGCTGACGATCAACAGCAGCAGTACCGCGCCGAAGACGCGTCGGATGATGTACGCAGCCACAGCTATCCGGCGCCGGTATCTGCTCGCCGGGGGTTACCCGTGCGTCTCGACACCGTGCCTTCACCTGCCTTTCGGGACAATTCTGAGGGGTTCGGAGGCCGCTCCCCGGGCCGCGTGCGCGGCCCGGGGAGCGGGACCGTTCCTACTTGGCGGAACCCATCAGCACGTAGTCGTACATGCCGAGGTAGGCCTGGGTGATCGTGACGTTCGTCGCGGACACCGGGCGGAGCAGCAGGTTCTTGCGGTAGATCAGCGGCACGGCGGTGGCGCCTTCGGCGACAGCACGGTCGACGTTGGCCCAGGCCTTCGCACGGGCGGCGTCGTCGGTGGTGGCGATACCGTCGTTGAGCAGCTTGTTGATCTTCGGGTCGTTCAGTTCCTGGACGTTGTTACCACCGGACGGCTTGATGGCCGAGCCGTTGATGATCTGGTCCAGGAAGCCGAAGCCGGTCGGCCAGTCGGCACCCCAGGCGCTCATGATCATGCCGAGCTTGTTGGCGTGCACGTAGCTCGGGTTGCCCGCGAAGTTCTGGAAGTACTTGCCGGCCGGGAAGCTCTTGATCTCGGCGTTGATGCCGATCTTCTTGAGCGAGGCCTGCACCGCGGTGACCATGGACATCTCGGCGGGGCGGTCGGAGCGGGCCGAGATCTTGGTGTCGAAGCCGTTCGGCTTGCCACACTGCTTCAGCTCGTCCTTGGCCTTGGCCTCGTCGCCCTTGTGGCCGGCGGACTCGTACTGGTCGAACTTCTCGTAGCCGTTGACCGTCGGCGGCAGCAGGGTCGTCGCGACGTCACCCTTGGGGTCGCCACCCTGGGCGGCCTGGACCGACGCCTTGTCGATGCCCCACTGCACGGCCTTGCGGCAGTGGATGTTGTCGAACGGCTTCACGTTGACGTTCAGACCGATGTACGAGGTGGCGCCCGCGTACGAGTTGTCGGTCTGCTTCTTCAGGTTGGGCTTGGTCAGCACGTCCGGCTGGGTCGCCGGGGCGACACCGGTGCCGGCACCGTCAACGGTGATGTTGTCGGAGATCAGGTTGTTGTCGACCGTCTCCTGCTTGACCTTGAAGCGCACCGTCACCTTGTCCGGCAGGGCCGGGCGCAGCGGGTCGCTCTTCGCGTCCCAGTTCTTGTTGCGGACGAGGGTCGCGCCGCGGCCCGCGTCGTAGGACTCGAACTTGTACGGGCCCGAGGAGACGATGCCCTTGACGTAGTCGGCACCCTTGTCCTTCGCCGCCGGCACGGGGGCCGTCTGCGAGAACGTCGCCAGGTAGTCGAAGTCCGCGAAGGCGTCCTTCAGCTTGAAGACGATCGTGGAGTCGTCCGGCGTCTCGATGGAGGCGATGCCGTCCGGGTTCTTGTCCTTGTACGGACCCTGGTACTTGTCGCCGCCGACGAGGTGTGCCTTGAAGTACGTCGGGCCGTTGGACAGGGCCTCGGGCGCGAAGTTGGAGCGCTCGACGGCGTACTTGATGTCCTTCGAGGTGATCGGGGTCCCGTCCTCGAACTTGAGACCCTTCTTCAGCGTGTACGTCCAGGTCTTCGCGTCCGGGCTCGCCTTGCCGAGGCTCTCGGCGAGGTCCGGGACGATCTCCAGACCCTCCTTGCCGGCAGCCGGCTTGAAGGACGTCAGGGTGCGGCCGTACAGGCGGGAGAAGTTCTGCACCCAGCCGTAGTACGTGTTGCCGGGGTCGAGGGAGTCGGGCTCGTCCGACATCTCCAGCTTGAGGGTCCCGCCCTGCTTGTCCGACGGGTTGACGATCGAGGTCAGCGCGGCGTCAGTGGCGCCGGAGCCGCCCTTGCCGCCTGTGCTGCCGCTGCTGTCGTCGTCGGAGCCGTTGCACGCGGACGCTCCGAGCATCAGGACCACAGCCGTGGCGACCAACGCGGTCGTTTTTCTGGTCTTCACCTGAGGAAATCCCCCTCGATCGATGGTTGCCGTGGCATGTCGCACGTCGTTGTGACGAGCGCCCGGGCACTACTACTTACTACGGGGGTCGAGCGCATCACGCAGCCCGTCTCCCAGCAGGTTGAAAGCCAGGACCGTGACGAAGATGGCCACGCCCGGCACGATCATGTACATCGGGTCGTTCCGGTAGAAGTCGATCGCGTTGGTGAGCATCCCGCCCCAGGAGGACTGCGGCGGCGCGATACCGACACCCAGATAGCTGAGACCCGCCTCGAAGAGGATGTTCGAGGGGATGAGCAGCGTGGAGTAGACCAGAATGGGCGCCACCAGGTTCGGCAGCAGCTCCCGGAAGAGAATGAAGGGGCCGCGGGCACCCAACGACCGTGCCGCTTCGACGAATTCGCGATTGCGCAGGCTCATGGTCTGGGCGCGGACGATGCGGCCCATGTACGGCCAGCTGAAGAAGCCGATCACGAAGATCAGTACGCCGATCCGCAGCGGCAGCCCTTCCAGGCCGAACGCGCCGTCCTGGAGCGCCGCCGAGATGGAGATCGCGAAGAGCAGCAGCGGGAACGCCAGGAAGGTGTCCATCATGCGGCTGATGACGGTGTCCACCCAGCCGCCGTAGAAGCCGGAGACCACACCGAAGAAGACGCCGATCACCACGGAGAGCAGGGTGGCTCCGACCGCGACGACCAGGGACACCCATGAGCCCTCGATGATCCGGGTCATGATGTCGCGGCCGTACTGCGGTTCGACGCCGAGCGGGTGGCTCCAGCTGATGCCGCCCCAGTCGCCCTTGGGGGCGAGCAGAGCGGGGTCGATGAGGTCCTGGTGGAACTCGTTGGGGTCCAGGCCGAAGACGGCCTGGATCGGCTTGGAAAGCACGGCGAGCAGGATCAGCAGGATGACAACGATGCCGCCGGCCACTGCCACCTTGTCGCGCTTGAAGCGCGTCCAGGCGATCCGTCCGAGCGAACGGCCTTCGATCTGGCTCTGTTTGACTCCCGTGAGTACTGCCTCCGGCTGCGCCTGGGCAGCCGAACCGGTGGTCTCGATCGGTGCGGTCACAGTGCCTCTGACCCCTCCCGCCGGCGGTGGCCGGCCCCTACTCGCCGCGGTGACGGCCTGGCGCGTGTCAGCCGCGGCGCTTACTGCGGCTGATGTGTTCGGTGCGATGAATGCGTCTGTGGAGTGACCGCCGGTGCAACCTCGTACAAAGGGCGGACGATCCCCACTAGCCGGGAGTCTTCAATGCCGTTGCGATCACCCGCCAGACCTGACGGGGAATGTTTGCTCAAACGTGATGCGGTCAGTGAGCTTCCGTTATCCGGACAGTTTGATCGAGTGAGCGGACCACTCGGCCGCTAATCCACCAGAACGGACATGACGCCCAACGGACTCTATTGGGTGGCTATTTGGGTGACCACGGCAGATGTCTTGTCCGCCGGATAGCCGTTTGTCCGGTCCTGGGAGGGGGCTCGCGCGGGCCTAGTAGGCGCGCGGGGCGGGGCCCGGGGACTGCGGGTAGCCGTAACCGGGAGCGACGACGGCGCCACGGCCGGCCGGGGCGTGCGGCTCGCGGTCGTAGAACGGACGGGCGTTGGCCCGCAGCCACATCGCGACCGGGTCGTACTCGTCGGCCATCGCGACCGTGGAGACCGGGAGTCCCTCCGGGACGGTGCCGATGGACTGCTGCATCATCGCCCGCACGGCGTCGACGGACGGCGCGCTCGTGTCGTACAGATCGAGTCCGATGGCGAGGTACGGGACGCCGAGCGCGGGCTGCACCCAGGCGCGGCGCAGCGAGCGGATCGCGGGGGTGCGGTGGGCGTTCTGCGTGAGCTGGGCGTAGAACTGCGGGATCTCGATGGCGGGTTCGCTGATCCGCAGCGGTCCGGCGGGCATCCGGTCGAGGCCGGTGGCGATCCGGCGGAGGTCCAGCCAGGGGATGCCCACGCCGCCACCGGGCGCGTGCGGGTTCAGCCAGATGCCCCAGCGGTCGGGGAACAGGGCGCGGGCGATGTCGCGGCCGCTGATGACCTCGTGGTCCCGGTTCCAGCCGCTGGCGGAAAGCTCCTGGGCGGAGGTGACGCAGGGGGCGTAGCCGAGGCCCTCGATCTCCATGTTGCCGTACTGGGCGTCGGGTGAGCCGGCCCGGCCGTGCCAGAGCAGCATCCAGATCCGGTCGGCCGCCAGGGCCTGGAGGAGTGCCTCGTACGCGTCGTAGCGCCCGGGCGTCACTTGGCGCAGCATGTGCTCGACCTGCCCGGCCTCCGCGCTGCCTGACGCACTCACCCTGGGTCCCGCCCCTCTTCGATCCAACGTCTCGGCCTGCCGCTTCCCGGGCTCTCGGGGACGGCGCGGTGCCGAGGCACCAGCCATCAAACCAGCTTATGCGGCGGCCCTGACACCGACTTGACTCCGCGGGCCACAGCCGTCGGCCCGCGGCGCCGGTCCCCTTGCCGTCCGGCTACTCGGCGGGGCGCTGATAGAAGGGCCGCACCCGTGCCCGCATCCAGTCGGCGACGGGGTCCTGGGCCACGTCGAGCAGCACCAGATTGACCGGCCAGGGCACCTCGACGCGCCCCAGCGCCCGGCCGAGGGCGTCCATGGGGGCGTTGCGGCCGGCGCCGTCCCAGGTGGAGAACTCGATGCCGACGAAGAGGACGGGGTCGCCGCCCTCGATGCTGGCCAGGGCGCGACGGGCGCTGAGCACGACGCCGCTCGCCTCGAACTCCCCGGCCGCGGCGGACAGGAAGTCGACGGGCTCCTGCTGCCAGTCCGGCTCGTACAGCCGGACCCGGCCGCCGCTGGACGGTCCGTCGAGCGGGGTGCGGCCGGTCCGGCAGAGCTCGGCGACGGCGGGCGGCGGCAGCGGCACGCCGACCGCGCCGCCCGGGTTCACCGCCATGCCGAGCTGCGGGGGCAGGCCCCGGGCGAACTCGCGGGCGGGGGCCACGGTGAACGACATGTGGGCGCCGACGCAGGTGAGGAACTGCTGTTCGGAGCTGAACACGGGGACGTACGGCGCGCCCTCGATGTCCAGCGTCGGCAGATCGAGGTCGGTGGCATCCGGCGAGCCGCCGTTGGGCAGGGGCACCCAGAGATGGCTGCGGCCGAGCACCTCCACCAGCCGGCCGCCCGCCTCCGGGCTGCCGAGCGAGGCGCTCAGCACTTCTTCGAGCTCGTTGGCCGGCCATCCGCCCTGCGGATGGGTCCGGGCCGGTGCCGGAATGTCCACTGTCTCCCTCTCTCACCCCATGTCGTGCAGCAAGAGATTAACGCCGCCCACCCGGGTCCCCGCCCACGCGCACACGCGCTGTCCAGCCTTCGGACGGCTTTGTCTCAGCCCTCACCCTGTGCGTCTGCGAATGTGATCCGCGTCAGCAGCCCCGCAGCCTCCCGGTCCAGCAGCACCGCCGAGGCGCATCCGAGCGGCAGCAGGCCCGACTCGGTGTCCCGCAGCAGCCGCCGCACGGCCCTGCGATGGCGGGCGAACGCATATCCGGAGACTCCGCGGCCGCGCTCGCGCTGCCCCTCCCGGGCCGTCCGCGGGGTGACGTCGAGCAGGACGAGGTGCAGGATGCGGCCGCGCCGCCGGGCGTCACGGGCCAGCCAGCCGCGCACCCAGGCCTGGGTGCCGCAGTCGTGGACGACGACCGAGACGCCGGAGCGCAGCACCCGCCACAGCCCCCAGTAGTGGGCGACGCGGACGAGCGGGCGGTAGAGGGCGTACGGGAGTAAGCGGGGCATCCGGGCCGCCCAGCGGTCCCTGGTGTCCTGGGAGTCGATGGCGTGCGCGGCGACGGTCCGCGCCATGAGGGTCGACTTGCCGCTGCCGGGCAGTCCGGAGACCACCACCACGTCGCCCGCCGAGAAGTGCAGGCTGCGCGGGCTGCGCCCGTCCCGCTCCCGCAGATCCCGCACGACAGGTGCGTGCGGTCCCACCCTCTCCCTGGTCGGCGCCCCCGGCTGCGCGGGCAGTGCGCCGTGCGCGACCCCCGCGGTCGTCGCGTACCGCTGCAACGTCATCGCCCTCCCCCTGTCGGCTGACCCACACCTGCCCAAGAAGTGTAAAGAAAAGGTAATGCGGCACAACCGTCCGACCCGCCGGATCCCGCCGGAGACCGGTATCGGTACCGGCCCCCCACTCTCCCGCAATGCGTGCGATGATGACCCGGTCAACTGCATATAGGCCGTTCGAATCCGCGCGGGAGAGTCCCGGCCACAGCGTGCCGGGCGCCGAAGGAGCAAGATCCTCCCTTGAATCTCTCAGGCCCCGTACCGCGTGGATGAGGCAGATCTGAAAAGCGAGTCGCCCTGCGGCTCCACCCAAGGTGCAAGCCGAACCCCTCCGGGGCCTCTCGGCGAACCTCTCAGGTTCCGATGACAGATGGGGAGGGATCGTCCTCGTCGTCATGCCCTGGGAGCCTTATCCATGAGCACCGCCCGCCTCACTGCCCTCGATGCCCTGCACCGTTCGCTGGGTGCGACCATGACCGACTTCGCGGGCTGGGACATGCCCCTGCGGTACGCCAGTGAGCGCGACGAGCACAACGCCGTCCGCACGAAGGCCGGCCTCTTCGACCTCTCGCACATGGGCGAGATCACCGTCACCGGCCCCGAGGCCGTGGCCCTGCTGAACTTCGCGCTCGTCGGCAACATCGGCACCGTCTCGGTGGGCCGCGCCCGCTACACGATGATCTGCGCCGAGGACGGCGGCATCCTGGACGACCTGATCGTCTACCGGCTGGGCGAGACCGAGTACATGGTCGTCGCCAACGCGGGCAACGCCCAGATCGTCCTGGACGCCCTGACCGCGCGCGCCGACGGCTTCGACGCCGAGGTGCGCGACGACCGCGACGCGTACGCGCTGCTCGCCGTCCAGGGCCCGGCGTCCCCCGCCATCCTCGCGGCCGTCACCGACGCCGACCTGGACGGTCTGAAGTACTACGCCGGGCTGCCGGGCACGGTCGCCGGGGTCCCCGCGCTGATCGCCCGTACCGGCTACACCGGCGAGGACGGCTTCGAGCTGTTCACCGCCCCCGAGCACGCCGAGCAGTTGTGGCGGGCCCTCACCGAGGCGGGCGCCTCCCGCGGCCTGATCCCGTGCGGGCTCTCCTGCCGCGACACGCTGCGCCTGGAGGCGGGCATGCCGCTGTACGGGCACGAGCTGACCACGGCGCTGACGCCGTTCGACGCCGGTCTGGGCCGGGTCGTGAAGTTCGAGAAGGAGGGCGACTTCGTCGGCCGCAAGGCCCTGGAGGCCGCCGCCGAGCGCGCCGAGACCGCCCCGCCCCGCAAGCTCGTCGGCCTGGTGGCCGAGGGCCGCCGGGTGCCGCGCGCCGGTTTCGCCGTCGTCGCCGACGGCCAGGTCATCGGCGAGGTCACCTCGGGCGCGCCCTCGCCCACGCTCGGCAAGCCGATCGCCATGGCATACGTCGACGCCGCACACGCCACGCCCGGCACCGCGGGCGTGGGGGTGGACATCCGGGGCAGCCACGAGCCGTACGAGGTCGTGGCGCTGCCGTTCTACAAGCGCCAGAAGTAGACGTAGGGCGGAACGGGCGCTGCGTAAGTGACGCAGTCCTGTCTCACACCGTAAGACCATCGTTCATCAGCACTCCCCCGCGTACAGGAGAATTCAGGTCATGAGCAACCCCCAGCAGCTGCGGTACAGCAAGGAGCACGAGTGGCTGTCGGCCGTCGAGGACGGTGTGGCCACGATCGGCATCACGGAGCACGCGGCCAACGCGCTCGGTGACGTCGTCTACGCCCAGCTCCCCGAGGTCGGTGACACGGTGACCGCGGGCGAGACCTGCGGCGAGCTGGAGTCGACCAAGTCGGTCAGCGACCTGTACTCGCCGGTGACCGGCGAGGTCACCGCATCGAACCAGGACGTCGTGGAGGACCCGTCGCTGGTGAACTCCGCTCCGTTCGAGGGCGGCTGGCTGTTCAAGGTACGCGTCGCGGAGGAGCCGGAGGACCTGCTCTCCGCCGACGAGTACACCGAGTTCTCCGGCAACTGAGACCCCAAGGGACCACCTGATGTCGCTTCTCAACTCCTCCCTCCACGAGCTGGACCCGGACGTCGCCGCCGCTGTCGACGCCGAGCTCCACCGTCAGCAGTCCACCCTCGAGATGATCGCCTCGGAGAACTTCGCTCCGGTCGCGGTCATGGAGGCCCAGGGCTCCGTCCTGACCAACAAGTACGCCGAGGGCTACCCCGGCCGCCGCTACTACGGCGGCTGTGAGCACGTCGACGTGGTCGAGCAGATCGCGATCGACCGCATCAAGGCGCTCTTCGGCGCCGAGGCGGCCAACGTGCAGCCGCACTCCGGTGCGCAGGCCAACGCCGCCGCGATGTTCGCGCTGCTGAAGCCGGGCGACACGATCATGGGCCTGAACCTGGCCCACGGCGGTCACCTGACCCACGGCATGAAGATCAACTTCTCCGGCAAGCTCTACAACGTGGTCCCGTACCACGTCGACGAGACCGGCACCGTGGACATGGCCGAGGTCGAGCGCCTGGCCAAGGAGTCCAAGCCGAAGCTGATCGTGGCCGGCTGGTCCGCCTACCCCCGCCAGCTGGACTTCGCCGCCTTCCGCCGCATCGCGGACGAGGTCGGCGCGTACCTGATGGTCGACATGGCGCACTTCGCCGGTCTCGTCGCCGCGGGCCTGCACCCCAACCCGGTGCCGCACGCCCACGTCGTCACGACCACCACGCACAAGACCCTCGGCGGTCCGCGCGGCGGCGTGATCCTCTCCACCCAGGAGCTCGCCAAGAAGATCAACTCGGCGGTCTTCCCGGGTCAGCAGGGCGGCCCGCTGGAGCACGTGATCGCGGCCAAGGCGGTCTCGTTCAAGGTCGCGGCGACCGAGGAGTTCAAGGAGCGCCAGCAGCGCACCCTCGACGGCGCCCGCATCCTCGCCGAGCGTCTGGTGCAGCCGGACGTCACCGAGGTCGGCGTCTCCGTCCTGTCCGGCGGCACGGACGTGCACCTGGTCCTCGTGGACCTGCGCAACTCCGAGCTGGACGGCCAGCAGGCCGAGGACCGGCTCCACGAGCTGGGCATCACGGTCAACCGGAACGCCATCCCCAACGACCCCCGGCCCCCGATGGTCACCTCGGGTCTGCGGATCGGCACGCCGGCGCTCGCCACCCGCGGTTTCCAGACGGAGGACTTCACCGAGGTCGCCGAGATCATCGCCTCCGCGCTGAAGCCGTCGTACGACGCGGACGACCTGAAGGCCCGCGTCGTCGCGCTCGCCGAGAAGTTCCCGCTGTACCCCGGTCTCAAGTAGTCCGACCGGCACGTTTGCGTATCGGGGAGGGGCACCGCGCACACTGAACAGTGAGCGCGGTGCCCCATCCCTTGCCCCCGCTCTTCGGGCCCACCCCGCCCGTACCGCACCACCCGGCAGACAACGACGTCTACCACTGCTTAGGAGTCACCCGTGGCCATCTCGGTCTTCGACCTGTTCTCGATCGGCATCGGCCCGTCCAGCTCCCATACGGTCGGCCCCATGCGCGCGGCCCGTATGTTCGCGCGCCGGCTGAAGAACGAGGGCCTGCTCGCCCACACCGTCTCGATACGCGCCGAACTCTTCGGCTCCCTCGGTGCCACCGGCCACGGCCACGGCACCCCCAAGGCCGTCCTGCTCGGCCTGGAGGGCGAGTCCCCCCGTACCGTCGACGTCGAGACGGCGGACGACCGGGTCGACGCGATCCGCTCCACCGGCCGGCTCAACCTCCTCGGCATGCACGAGATCGCCTTCGACGCCGACGAGCAGCTGATCCTGCACCGCCGCAAGGCGCTGCCGTACCACGCCAACGGCATGACGGTCTTCGCGTACGACCACGAGGGCGCCCTGCTCCTGGAGAAGACGTACTACTCGGTCGGCGGCGGCTTCGTCGTCGACGAGGACGCCGTCGGCGAGGACCGGATCGTCCTCGACGACACGGTCCTCAAGCACCCCTTCCGCACCGGCGACGAGCTGCTGCGCCTCGCCCGTGACACCGGCCTGTCGATCTCCTCGCTGATGCTGGAGAACGAGCGCGCCTGGCGCACGGAGGACGAGATCCGCTCCGGTCTGCTGGGCATCTGGCGCGCCATGCAGGCGTGCGTCTCCCGCGGCATGTCCCGCGAGGGCATCCTGCCCGGCGGCCTCAAGGTCCGCCGCCGCGCCGCGAACACCGCCCGCCAGCTGCGCGCCGAGGGCGACCCGCAGACCCACGCGATGGAGTGGATCACCCTCTACGCGATGGCGGTCAACGAGGAGAACGCCGCGGGCGGCCGCGTCGTCACCGCCCCGACGAACGGCGCGGCCGGCATCATCCCGGCGGTGCTGCACTACTACATGAACTTCGCGGCCGGCGGCGCGACCGAGGCGGAGAAGGACGACAGCGTCGTCCGCTTCCTCCTGTCCGCCGGCGCCATCGGCATGCTGTTCAAGGAGAACGCCTCCATCTCCGGCGCCGAGGTCGGCTGCCAGGGCGAGGTCGGCTCCGCCTGCTCCATGGCCGCGGGCGCCCTCGCCGAGGTCCTCGGCGGCACCCCCGAGCAGGTCGAGAACGCCGCCGAGATCGGCATGGAGCACAACCTCG
This genomic interval from Streptomyces sp. NBC_00464 contains the following:
- the gcvH gene encoding glycine cleavage system protein GcvH, which encodes MSNPQQLRYSKEHEWLSAVEDGVATIGITEHAANALGDVVYAQLPEVGDTVTAGETCGELESTKSVSDLYSPVTGEVTASNQDVVEDPSLVNSAPFEGGWLFKVRVAEEPEDLLSADEYTEFSGN
- the gcvT gene encoding glycine cleavage system aminomethyltransferase GcvT, translated to MSTARLTALDALHRSLGATMTDFAGWDMPLRYASERDEHNAVRTKAGLFDLSHMGEITVTGPEAVALLNFALVGNIGTVSVGRARYTMICAEDGGILDDLIVYRLGETEYMVVANAGNAQIVLDALTARADGFDAEVRDDRDAYALLAVQGPASPAILAAVTDADLDGLKYYAGLPGTVAGVPALIARTGYTGEDGFELFTAPEHAEQLWRALTEAGASRGLIPCGLSCRDTLRLEAGMPLYGHELTTALTPFDAGLGRVVKFEKEGDFVGRKALEAAAERAETAPPRKLVGLVAEGRRVPRAGFAVVADGQVIGEVTSGAPSPTLGKPIAMAYVDAAHATPGTAGVGVDIRGSHEPYEVVALPFYKRQK
- a CDS encoding ABC transporter ATP-binding protein; its protein translation is MTEVSKTEAPGEPVAGRRSDEAFLSVRDLRIHFQTDDGLVKSVDGVSFDVKPGQTLGIVGESGSGKSVTSLGVLGLHRTAPNARISGEVWLDGEELIGASDTRVRELRGRKMAMIFQDPLSAMHPYFSVGSQIVEAYRVHNKVSKKTARTRAIEMLDRVGIPEPHKRVDSHPHEFSGGMRQRAMIAMALVNNPELLIADEPTTALDVTVQAQILDLIRDLQKEFGSAVIMITHDLGVVAEMADELLVMYGGRCIERGPAEKVFYEAQHPYTWGLLTSMPRIDREQTERLIPVKGQPPSLINVPSGCAFNPRCPYADIPKDNLTRTTRPELELVGDGHFSACHMAPEERTRIWTEEIAPKL
- a CDS encoding ABC transporter substrate-binding protein, which encodes MKTRKTTALVATAVVLMLGASACNGSDDDSSGSTGGKGGSGATDAALTSIVNPSDKQGGTLKLEMSDEPDSLDPGNTYYGWVQNFSRLYGRTLTSFKPAAGKEGLEIVPDLAESLGKASPDAKTWTYTLKKGLKFEDGTPITSKDIKYAVERSNFAPEALSNGPTYFKAHLVGGDKYQGPYKDKNPDGIASIETPDDSTIVFKLKDAFADFDYLATFSQTAPVPAAKDKGADYVKGIVSSGPYKFESYDAGRGATLVRNKNWDAKSDPLRPALPDKVTVRFKVKQETVDNNLISDNITVDGAGTGVAPATQPDVLTKPNLKKQTDNSYAGATSYIGLNVNVKPFDNIHCRKAVQWGIDKASVQAAQGGDPKGDVATTLLPPTVNGYEKFDQYESAGHKGDEAKAKDELKQCGKPNGFDTKISARSDRPAEMSMVTAVQASLKKIGINAEIKSFPAGKYFQNFAGNPSYVHANKLGMIMSAWGADWPTGFGFLDQIINGSAIKPSGGNNVQELNDPKINKLLNDGIATTDDAARAKAWANVDRAVAEGATAVPLIYRKNLLLRPVSATNVTITQAYLGMYDYVLMGSAK
- a CDS encoding ABC transporter permease is translated as MAAYIIRRVFGAVLLLLIVSAVTFAIFFLVPRLAGQTMDQLAAQYVGKDANPQSILAVKQNLGLDQPLYIQYWHFIKQIFVGADFKFGPEVTHCGVPCFGYSFKNHVEVWPELTARIPITFSLAIGAAAIWLVSGVAIGVVSALKRGSILDRVFMGVALAGVSLPIFFTGMLALGVLTVQWPVWEAVNYVPFMDSPLDWAWNLLIPWCSLAFLYSALYARITRAGMLETMGEDYIRTARAKGLKESRVIGKHGLRAALTPIVTIFGMDFGLLVGGAVITETVFSFPGLGQYAIKSVQENDLPIVMGVTLVAAFFIVICNLLVDLVYAAIDPRVRLS
- a CDS encoding ABC transporter permease, encoding MTAPIETTGSAAQAQPEAVLTGVKQSQIEGRSLGRIAWTRFKRDKVAVAGGIVVILLILLAVLSKPIQAVFGLDPNEFHQDLIDPALLAPKGDWGGISWSHPLGVEPQYGRDIMTRIIEGSWVSLVVAVGATLLSVVIGVFFGVVSGFYGGWVDTVISRMMDTFLAFPLLLFAISISAALQDGAFGLEGLPLRIGVLIFVIGFFSWPYMGRIVRAQTMSLRNREFVEAARSLGARGPFILFRELLPNLVAPILVYSTLLIPSNILFEAGLSYLGVGIAPPQSSWGGMLTNAIDFYRNDPMYMIVPGVAIFVTVLAFNLLGDGLRDALDPRSK
- a CDS encoding enhanced serine sensitivity protein SseB; the encoded protein is MDIPAPARTHPQGGWPANELEEVLSASLGSPEAGGRLVEVLGRSHLWVPLPNGGSPDATDLDLPTLDIEGAPYVPVFSSEQQFLTCVGAHMSFTVAPAREFARGLPPQLGMAVNPGGAVGVPLPPPAVAELCRTGRTPLDGPSSGGRVRLYEPDWQQEPVDFLSAAAGEFEASGVVLSARRALASIEGGDPVLFVGIEFSTWDGAGRNAPMDALGRALGRVEVPWPVNLVLLDVAQDPVADWMRARVRPFYQRPAE
- a CDS encoding AAA family ATPase, coding for MTLQRYATTAGVAHGALPAQPGAPTRERVGPHAPVVRDLRERDGRSPRSLHFSAGDVVVVSGLPGSGKSTLMARTVAAHAIDSQDTRDRWAARMPRLLPYALYRPLVRVAHYWGLWRVLRSGVSVVVHDCGTQAWVRGWLARDARRRGRILHLVLLDVTPRTAREGQRERGRGVSGYAFARHRRAVRRLLRDTESGLLPLGCASAVLLDREAAGLLTRITFADAQGEG
- a CDS encoding enhanced serine sensitivity protein SseB C-terminal domain-containing protein encodes the protein MSASGSAEAGQVEHMLRQVTPGRYDAYEALLQALAADRIWMLLWHGRAGSPDAQYGNMEIEGLGYAPCVTSAQELSASGWNRDHEVISGRDIARALFPDRWGIWLNPHAPGGGVGIPWLDLRRIATGLDRMPAGPLRISEPAIEIPQFYAQLTQNAHRTPAIRSLRRAWVQPALGVPYLAIGLDLYDTSAPSVDAVRAMMQQSIGTVPEGLPVSTVAMADEYDPVAMWLRANARPFYDREPHAPAGRGAVVAPGYGYPQSPGPAPRAY